From Pseudothermotoga thermarum DSM 5069, a single genomic window includes:
- a CDS encoding rod-binding protein, with amino-acid sequence MIYGVDLPSGSSKDKLWNACSEFVGTIFYDIFKKMYHSIPKSNLLPESSGERWFKEMLFYEYSKVVARENLKPLVNMIYQNLAKKGYGS; translated from the coding sequence TTGATTTACGGTGTAGACTTGCCTTCAGGTTCAAGCAAAGATAAGCTTTGGAATGCATGTAGCGAATTCGTTGGAACGATCTTTTACGACATTTTCAAAAAGATGTACCATTCCATTCCAAAGTCCAACCTCTTGCCGGAATCTTCAGGTGAAAGATGGTTCAAAGAAATGCTATTTTACGAGTATTCAAAAGTAGTGGCTAGAGAAAATCTAAAACCATTGGTGAACATGATCTACCAAAACCTTGCAAAGAAAGGTTATGGAAGTTAG
- a CDS encoding type IV pilus twitching motility protein PilT has translation MLDIFALVSDAFNKKASDVHLSVGCHPVYRINGLLELQRNYPVITEKDLLDSIERLFERIDFHALENKKEIDFAFDVGEEIRVRGNLYYERRKPALALRLITKRIRTFEELGLPSILKEFAERDSGLILVAGPTGSGKSTTLAAIIDHINSNYPYHIITIEDPIEYVFTNKKSVVHQRELGQDTKSFYDGLKYALRQDPDVILVGEMRDLETMALALTAAETGHLVLSTIHTNSAATAPERIIDVFPPHQQKQVALQLANTLVAVIYQRLLRRADGKGMVPILEILVGTPAVKNLIRENKLHQIESIMQTSAKQGMVLFDDALFKAYVNGLIDKSQVYEYARNPEEMRRKIG, from the coding sequence ATGTTGGACATATTTGCTTTGGTATCCGATGCCTTCAACAAGAAGGCATCGGATGTTCATTTGTCCGTCGGTTGTCATCCAGTTTACCGTATAAATGGATTACTTGAACTTCAAAGGAATTATCCTGTTATAACTGAAAAAGACCTTTTGGACAGCATCGAAAGACTTTTTGAACGCATAGATTTTCACGCCCTTGAGAACAAAAAAGAAATAGACTTTGCGTTTGATGTTGGAGAAGAAATAAGGGTACGTGGCAACCTTTATTACGAACGCAGAAAGCCTGCATTGGCACTTCGTTTGATAACCAAAAGAATACGGACCTTCGAAGAACTTGGTTTGCCTTCCATTTTAAAAGAATTCGCCGAGCGCGATTCGGGGCTCATACTCGTTGCAGGGCCAACTGGGAGTGGTAAATCCACAACTTTGGCTGCTATTATCGACCATATAAACTCCAATTACCCGTATCACATAATCACTATAGAAGATCCCATAGAGTACGTTTTTACGAACAAAAAGTCTGTAGTTCACCAAAGAGAACTAGGTCAGGACACAAAGAGTTTTTACGATGGACTAAAGTATGCCCTCAGACAGGATCCGGATGTGATACTCGTTGGAGAAATGCGAGACCTTGAAACGATGGCTTTGGCTCTCACAGCTGCAGAAACAGGTCATTTGGTGCTCAGTACGATACACACAAACAGTGCCGCAACTGCACCGGAAAGAATTATAGATGTTTTTCCACCTCATCAACAAAAGCAAGTGGCGCTTCAGCTTGCCAATACTTTGGTGGCGGTTATATACCAAAGGCTTTTAAGAAGAGCTGATGGAAAAGGTATGGTGCCAATCCTTGAGATTTTGGTTGGTACCCCAGCGGTAAAGAACTTGATACGCGAAAACAAACTGCATCAGATAGAATCTATAATGCAAACCAGTGCCAAGCAGGGTATGGTGTTGTTTGACGATGCTCTGTTCAAAGCCTACGTAAATGGTTTGATAGACAAATCTCAGGTTTACGAGTACGCTAGAAACCCTGAGGAGATGAGGAGAAAGATAGGATGA
- a CDS encoding Mut7-C RNAse domain-containing protein — MMFFADRMLGKLAKKLRLLGFDTLYLSQIEEDEILKLCFETGRILITRNRELHMKALKQGIRSLLLKSDSWRQQLVELSKVLDLKNADRMTRCSLCNAELILANPEKVKQKVPLYVQQIRNEFYECPVCGRLYWEGTHVEHALEEFRRLNL; from the coding sequence ATGATGTTTTTTGCCGACAGGATGCTTGGAAAATTGGCAAAGAAGCTAAGACTTCTTGGTTTTGACACCCTTTATCTTTCGCAAATAGAGGAAGATGAGATTTTGAAATTGTGTTTCGAAACAGGTAGAATTTTGATCACAAGGAATAGAGAACTTCACATGAAAGCTTTAAAGCAAGGGATAAGAAGTTTGCTTTTAAAGTCAGACTCATGGAGACAACAGTTGGTTGAACTTTCGAAAGTTTTGGATTTGAAAAATGCTGATAGAATGACAAGGTGTAGTTTGTGCAATGCCGAATTGATTTTGGCAAATCCAGAAAAAGTCAAGCAAAAAGTTCCACTTTATGTTCAACAAATAAGGAATGAGTTTTACGAATGTCCTGTTTGCGGAAGGTTGTATTGGGAAGGGACACATGTAGAACATGCTTTGGAAGAATTTAGGAGGTTAAATCTGTGA
- a CDS encoding sensor histidine kinase, with the protein MRFFNLVFDFFENGYSSKAMCKVAEEIRQICQAEGCDIFLFENKKDELRLVGTTRDESLTGTTKVSIKELQADENREVYDLKLPGKLLGVVVLYKPKGTKVEDILEELSISLDWVQRYFQILDDCERYRNMTFLTELFYGCNNPLELKEQFTNQIAQILKAEVVMFFEKEDDNYVFSCGYGVDKGQLLTSMLPSSHPLVGKIAKEPDGILQTKPKIDFISFECKSMVATPVNLEDKLLGLLIVVNKIQPKGYRPSYSFDQTDLQILKEAARRFSLAFSRLIYQQNLAKQIETLKKYTQDYEKLIEEQRIYLKKMDLVHAISNAMRSSYDLTNVYKILLLGLTSGRSLGFNRAMLLIRNRKIDALEGKFWLGPLETDNIEQIWKEAERRALNYGDLSQYLREEAMMLDVSKGLTERIAGKLFFYKEHPIFERVVLRRKLIHVTPELAETLKNSIKDLLRLLDVDEFVVVPLIGKWDTIGVVILDNKFTKASITQTDIEILRLIADSAGLAIENAMNYEELRKKTESLEQQKNMIDYLRKFSESILQNLSTAVVVLDKSGKIIECNKMVESIFGLPREAVIGRTYDEFGPAYQDLFGVAMKVFETGEPISLSNYMVETVAGERYFDVKYSPMWENYGETLMGVIVTLDDVTEQYKMEQERKSKEKLILLGEVAARVAHELRNPITVLGGFLNRLKKNISDPVAREKYLEILSREIEHLQEIVNEILDFSKTSVKIDRVKFQLNELINEVIVLMNEKASKQGITIEFQPSPIPEIFADRNRIKRVLINLIQNAIEASPENGKVVVRTFYEQGKVITSVFNTGEPIKDEVARKLFTPFFTTKTYGTGLGLPICKKIVEDEHGGRIWVEPRLNGTEFFFELPVEKEGEDGKTSKDIGR; encoded by the coding sequence GTGAGATTTTTCAACTTGGTTTTCGACTTTTTCGAAAATGGTTACAGTTCAAAAGCAATGTGCAAGGTGGCAGAGGAAATTCGCCAAATCTGCCAGGCCGAAGGTTGCGATATTTTCTTGTTTGAAAATAAAAAAGACGAATTAAGGCTGGTTGGAACTACAAGGGATGAATCTTTGACAGGTACAACAAAAGTTTCCATCAAAGAGTTGCAGGCAGATGAAAATAGAGAAGTTTACGATTTAAAGCTTCCCGGTAAACTTTTGGGTGTGGTCGTTTTGTACAAGCCAAAGGGCACAAAAGTAGAAGACATTCTTGAAGAGCTTTCAATTTCACTTGATTGGGTTCAAAGGTATTTTCAGATTCTCGACGACTGTGAGCGCTATAGAAATATGACTTTTTTGACGGAACTCTTCTATGGTTGCAACAATCCTTTGGAGCTTAAGGAGCAGTTTACAAATCAAATCGCCCAAATATTGAAAGCAGAGGTTGTAATGTTCTTCGAAAAAGAAGATGATAATTATGTCTTCAGCTGTGGTTACGGTGTGGATAAAGGCCAGCTTTTGACCAGCATGTTGCCTTCATCCCATCCACTTGTTGGAAAAATTGCAAAAGAGCCAGATGGGATTTTGCAAACAAAACCCAAGATAGATTTCATAAGCTTTGAATGCAAGTCAATGGTTGCCACTCCTGTAAACCTTGAAGATAAACTTCTTGGATTGCTTATTGTGGTGAACAAAATTCAACCAAAAGGTTATAGACCAAGTTATAGCTTTGATCAAACTGATTTACAGATCTTAAAGGAAGCTGCCAGAAGATTTTCATTGGCTTTTTCAAGGTTGATCTATCAACAAAATCTGGCAAAGCAGATTGAAACACTCAAAAAGTATACTCAGGATTACGAAAAGCTTATCGAAGAGCAGAGAATCTACCTTAAGAAAATGGATTTAGTTCATGCAATAAGCAACGCAATGCGGTCAAGCTACGATCTTACCAATGTGTACAAAATTCTGCTTTTGGGTTTAACATCTGGAAGAAGCCTTGGGTTCAACAGAGCGATGCTGCTTATAAGGAATAGAAAAATTGATGCACTTGAGGGAAAGTTTTGGCTTGGACCGCTGGAAACCGACAACATCGAACAAATTTGGAAAGAAGCCGAGCGCAGGGCTTTGAACTATGGTGATCTATCGCAGTATCTGAGAGAGGAAGCCATGATGTTGGACGTTTCGAAAGGTTTAACGGAAAGAATAGCAGGAAAGCTTTTCTTTTACAAAGAACATCCGATTTTTGAAAGAGTGGTTCTAAGAAGAAAATTAATTCACGTAACACCAGAACTTGCCGAAACTTTGAAAAATTCCATAAAAGATTTGCTCAGATTGCTTGACGTCGATGAATTTGTCGTTGTTCCGTTGATTGGAAAGTGGGACACCATAGGCGTTGTGATACTGGACAACAAGTTCACCAAAGCTTCTATAACGCAAACTGACATTGAAATACTCAGATTGATTGCAGACAGCGCAGGCTTAGCCATAGAGAACGCGATGAACTACGAGGAACTTAGAAAGAAAACTGAAAGCCTTGAACAGCAGAAAAACATGATCGATTATCTTAGAAAATTCAGCGAAAGTATCCTTCAAAATTTGAGTACAGCCGTTGTAGTTTTGGATAAAAGTGGAAAAATAATCGAATGCAATAAAATGGTTGAATCGATATTCGGTCTTCCAAGAGAAGCTGTCATTGGACGCACCTACGACGAATTTGGACCTGCGTATCAGGATCTTTTTGGGGTGGCAATGAAAGTTTTTGAGACTGGAGAACCAATTTCTTTATCGAACTACATGGTTGAAACAGTTGCGGGTGAAAGGTACTTTGACGTTAAATATTCACCAATGTGGGAAAATTACGGAGAAACTTTGATGGGTGTAATAGTAACCTTGGACGATGTCACCGAACAATATAAAATGGAACAGGAAAGAAAAAGCAAGGAAAAATTGATATTGCTTGGAGAAGTTGCGGCAAGGGTGGCACACGAGTTGAGAAATCCCATAACGGTTCTTGGTGGATTTTTGAACAGATTGAAGAAGAACATCTCCGATCCTGTTGCACGAGAAAAGTATTTGGAAATATTGTCAAGGGAGATTGAGCATTTGCAAGAAATTGTCAACGAAATACTCGATTTCAGTAAAACTTCGGTAAAGATCGATCGTGTAAAATTTCAGTTAAACGAACTGATAAACGAGGTCATAGTTTTGATGAACGAAAAAGCTTCAAAGCAAGGAATCACGATAGAATTTCAACCATCACCAATTCCTGAAATTTTTGCCGATAGAAACAGGATAAAGAGAGTACTGATAAACTTGATACAGAATGCCATAGAAGCTTCGCCTGAAAATGGTAAAGTTGTCGTGAGAACATTTTATGAGCAAGGCAAAGTTATAACATCCGTTTTCAACACAGGTGAACCAATAAAAGATGAGGTTGCAAGAAAGCTTTTCACACCATTCTTTACGACGAAAACCTATGGAACAGGCCTTGGACTTCCAATTTGCAAAAAAATAGTGGAAGATGAACATGGTGGAAGGATCTGGGTTGAACCAAGGTTGAACGGTACAGAATTTTTCTTCGAATTACCCGTTGAAAAGGAGGGAGAGGATGGAAAAACAAGCAAAGATATTGGTCGTTGA
- a CDS encoding response regulator, which produces MEKQAKILVVEDEENVRLLISEELQDMGHIVETASNAEEALKKLQEKSFDLVTIDIEMPGMNGIELAGTLRQKFPRIKIILLTAYSHYKYDLASWAADAYIVKSPDLEELKRTVTKLLSM; this is translated from the coding sequence ATGGAAAAACAAGCAAAGATATTGGTCGTTGAGGATGAGGAAAACGTAAGGTTGCTCATCAGTGAAGAACTTCAGGATATGGGACATATAGTTGAAACTGCTTCAAACGCTGAGGAAGCTTTGAAGAAACTGCAGGAGAAAAGCTTCGATTTGGTGACCATAGATATCGAGATGCCTGGGATGAATGGCATAGAGCTTGCAGGCACCTTGAGGCAGAAATTTCCAAGGATAAAGATAATCTTGCTCACCGCATACAGTCACTACAAATACGATCTTGCATCGTGGGCTGCCGATGCTTATATTGTTAAATCACCCGATCTTGAAGAACTCAAGAGAACTGTGACAAAACTTTTGAGTATGTAA
- the ileS gene encoding isoleucine--tRNA ligase, with amino-acid sequence MEYKDTLNLPSTDFPMRANLVEKEPRILEKWKKIDVYRYLLKQRENCPTFILHDGPPYANGAIHIGTASNKILKDIVVKYKIFQGYKSPYVPGWDTHGLPIEHKVTTMLGEKAKTMSAIQIRKACEEFAKSQIEMQKKQFQRLGVIGDWENYYATLTPDYEYKIYEVFEKLVEDGYIYRARKPVLWCMNCQTALAQAEIEYYDHVSPSIYVKFKMKDSENEYIVIWTTTPWTLPGNTGVAVHPDHTYVKVEVNGEIWIVAEKLLQSMMKELGINEYKVVEKFNGKELNGKLALHPLYERTSRIITADYVDMETGTGCVHIAPGHGEEDYEYGYLIHGLEVLSPVDEAGNFTPEAGKYSGMNIVEANDVIIEDLRKIGALLKASSVSHSYPHCWRCKNPVIFRATDQWFISIDRNNLRKRILEQIEKVKWVPDWGKNRISAMIEERPDWCISRQRVWGVPIPAFKCKDCGHVSLTPQTVRHFAEIVKEKGTNAWFELEEEQLLPPGFVCPNCGSRNFSKMMDTLDVWIDSGASFEAVLNNRPDLSFPADMYLEGSDQHRGWFNSSIVLSVVKHGVAPYKIVLTHGFIKDEEGKKMSKSLGNVVDPLEICSKYGADVLRLWLASSDYFNDIRISEKIILQQVEVYKKLRNTIRYLLANLNDFDEKQAVPYEKLLPIDKWALGRLQQIVKSVTDAYEDYEFSRAYNILVKYCSVELSSVYLDIIKDRLYVEGKNSLKRKSAQTVLYEILKSVLIMLAPILTFTCEEAYEHFRGKKFETIFAETWPKYHPEWVDEKLLADFDKLMEVRDVVLKKLEEARQNDLIGHSLDAKVTIKIASKDYYELLEKYSQILEEFLIVSQVKFTKDGGTSLIKVEVDKADGQKCERCWKYHPMAGFDPRFPKACPRCVEVLSSEG; translated from the coding sequence TTGGAATACAAGGATACACTTAACCTGCCAAGTACCGATTTTCCAATGCGGGCAAATTTGGTTGAAAAAGAACCAAGAATTTTGGAAAAATGGAAAAAGATCGATGTGTATCGCTATTTGCTTAAGCAAAGAGAGAATTGCCCCACTTTCATTCTTCATGATGGTCCGCCATACGCCAACGGAGCAATACACATAGGTACTGCTTCGAACAAGATTTTGAAGGATATCGTAGTCAAGTACAAAATCTTTCAAGGTTACAAATCGCCATACGTACCTGGTTGGGACACGCACGGTCTTCCAATCGAGCATAAAGTTACGACTATGCTTGGGGAAAAAGCAAAAACAATGTCTGCAATTCAGATAAGAAAAGCCTGTGAGGAATTTGCAAAATCTCAAATTGAAATGCAAAAGAAGCAATTTCAAAGGCTTGGTGTAATTGGAGACTGGGAAAACTACTATGCCACGCTAACACCAGATTATGAATACAAGATTTACGAAGTGTTTGAAAAACTCGTTGAGGATGGATACATTTACAGGGCAAGAAAGCCAGTCCTTTGGTGTATGAACTGTCAAACAGCTTTGGCACAAGCTGAAATAGAGTACTATGATCACGTTTCCCCATCGATCTATGTCAAGTTCAAAATGAAGGATTCTGAAAACGAATACATCGTCATTTGGACTACGACACCTTGGACTTTGCCTGGAAACACTGGTGTTGCAGTGCATCCAGATCACACCTACGTGAAAGTTGAGGTTAACGGGGAAATTTGGATCGTTGCGGAAAAGCTACTTCAAAGTATGATGAAAGAGCTTGGCATCAACGAATACAAGGTGGTTGAAAAATTCAATGGAAAAGAGTTGAATGGAAAGCTGGCTTTACATCCGCTGTACGAAAGAACTTCGCGCATAATAACCGCCGATTACGTCGACATGGAGACTGGTACTGGTTGTGTCCACATAGCACCTGGACATGGTGAAGAAGACTACGAGTACGGTTATTTGATCCATGGATTGGAGGTACTTTCTCCGGTCGACGAAGCTGGAAACTTCACACCTGAGGCTGGAAAATATTCAGGAATGAACATCGTTGAGGCAAACGATGTTATAATCGAAGACCTCAGAAAAATTGGTGCACTGCTGAAAGCTTCAAGTGTTTCACACTCTTATCCTCATTGCTGGCGCTGCAAAAATCCTGTGATATTCAGGGCAACGGATCAGTGGTTTATCTCCATAGATAGGAACAACTTGAGAAAAAGGATTCTTGAGCAGATAGAAAAGGTCAAGTGGGTTCCAGATTGGGGTAAAAACCGCATCAGTGCGATGATCGAAGAAAGGCCTGATTGGTGCATCTCAAGGCAGAGAGTTTGGGGAGTCCCAATCCCCGCGTTCAAATGTAAAGATTGCGGACACGTTTCTCTGACACCGCAAACTGTAAGGCATTTTGCAGAAATTGTGAAAGAGAAAGGAACAAACGCTTGGTTTGAATTGGAAGAAGAACAACTGCTTCCTCCTGGTTTTGTTTGTCCAAACTGTGGTTCAAGGAACTTTTCCAAAATGATGGATACTTTGGACGTTTGGATTGATTCAGGTGCATCCTTTGAAGCTGTTTTGAACAACAGACCTGATCTTTCTTTCCCAGCAGACATGTACCTTGAAGGAAGCGATCAGCATCGAGGATGGTTCAACTCTTCGATAGTGCTTTCCGTCGTAAAACATGGTGTTGCACCGTACAAAATTGTTCTAACTCACGGCTTTATAAAAGATGAAGAAGGCAAAAAGATGAGCAAATCTTTGGGCAACGTCGTCGATCCATTGGAGATATGCTCAAAGTACGGCGCAGACGTGTTGAGGCTGTGGCTTGCCAGCAGCGACTATTTCAACGATATAAGGATTTCTGAAAAAATAATCCTTCAACAAGTTGAGGTTTACAAAAAACTTAGGAACACGATAAGATATCTTTTGGCCAACCTCAACGATTTCGACGAAAAGCAGGCTGTACCTTACGAAAAACTTCTGCCGATAGACAAATGGGCTTTGGGAAGACTTCAACAGATTGTAAAATCGGTCACAGATGCCTACGAAGATTACGAATTTTCAAGGGCTTACAACATATTGGTGAAGTATTGTTCAGTGGAACTCAGTTCAGTTTACCTTGACATAATCAAAGATAGGTTGTACGTGGAAGGCAAAAACTCTTTGAAAAGAAAGTCTGCACAAACGGTTTTGTACGAGATTTTGAAATCGGTGTTGATAATGCTGGCTCCAATACTCACCTTTACCTGCGAAGAAGCTTATGAACATTTCCGTGGCAAAAAGTTCGAAACGATTTTCGCAGAAACATGGCCAAAATACCACCCAGAATGGGTTGATGAAAAACTTCTAGCTGACTTTGACAAGTTGATGGAAGTAAGAGACGTCGTTTTGAAAAAGTTGGAAGAAGCAAGGCAAAACGATTTGATAGGTCATTCACTCGATGCAAAAGTGACGATCAAGATTGCTTCGAAGGATTATTATGAGCTTTTGGAAAAATATTCACAGATTTTGGAAGAATTCTTGATCGTTTCTCAAGTTAAGTTTACCAAAGATGGTGGCACATCTTTGATAAAAGTTGAAGTTGACAAGGCAGACGGACAAAAATGTGAAAGATGCTGGAAATACCATCCAATGGCCGGTTTTGACCCAAGATTTCCAAAAGCTTGTCCAAGGTGCGTTGAGGTTCTAAGCTCAGAGGGATGA
- a CDS encoding C69 family dipeptidase: MCDTLVALKNSTKNGSVIFAKNSDREKDEPHVIVYVPRKRHPKGSKLKCTYIEIEQVEETYECILFKPSWIWGAEMGVNEYGVVIGNEAVFTIEKQGPDALLGMDILRIALERSKNALEAVKVCIKMLEIYGQGGKCGYTKNLRYHNSFLIADFNSAYVLETAGKFWTVKKVQDVWSISNSLSLRDDYDFSSFTHNSDLEPLSKPSQKVDFKLRFENKLITAIAQGDFRRKITFEFLKQNQGTLTIEDFMKILCHHYNLKSLNFFNGSMKNICMHHGSLISSETTGSMIVELKDGNIEIWATGSPLPCLSVYKPIWFVGKELLWKEEEQKEAIIYWIKEREKIYRALKDSREREKYIKNKDELEKQLLMKAKTALTDEERLNVMKMAWEK, encoded by the coding sequence TTGTGTGATACACTTGTTGCCCTAAAGAACTCCACGAAGAATGGTTCTGTGATTTTTGCAAAAAACAGCGATAGAGAAAAAGATGAACCACATGTGATCGTTTATGTCCCACGCAAGAGACACCCAAAAGGTTCAAAGCTGAAATGCACTTATATAGAAATTGAACAAGTTGAAGAAACCTATGAATGCATTTTGTTCAAACCCTCGTGGATCTGGGGAGCGGAAATGGGTGTCAACGAATACGGAGTTGTTATAGGAAACGAAGCCGTTTTCACCATTGAAAAACAAGGACCAGATGCTTTGCTTGGTATGGATATTCTGCGCATAGCTTTGGAAAGAAGCAAGAATGCATTAGAAGCAGTTAAAGTTTGTATCAAAATGCTTGAAATCTATGGACAAGGTGGAAAATGTGGCTATACGAAAAATCTTAGGTATCACAACAGCTTTTTGATCGCAGATTTCAACTCGGCTTATGTTCTTGAAACTGCGGGAAAGTTTTGGACTGTGAAGAAGGTTCAAGATGTTTGGTCCATATCAAATTCTCTAAGCTTGAGAGATGATTATGATTTTTCAAGTTTCACGCACAACAGTGATCTTGAACCACTTTCAAAACCTAGTCAAAAAGTCGATTTTAAACTCAGATTTGAAAATAAACTCATAACCGCAATCGCACAAGGAGATTTTCGAAGGAAAATAACTTTTGAATTTTTAAAGCAAAACCAAGGAACACTAACAATAGAAGATTTTATGAAAATACTTTGCCATCATTACAATCTAAAGAGTTTGAATTTCTTCAACGGTTCAATGAAAAACATATGCATGCACCACGGTAGTTTGATTTCAAGCGAAACAACTGGTAGTATGATCGTTGAACTCAAAGATGGAAACATAGAGATCTGGGCAACGGGTTCTCCCTTGCCTTGTTTGTCTGTGTACAAACCGATATGGTTCGTTGGAAAAGAATTGCTTTGGAAAGAGGAAGAACAAAAGGAAGCGATAATCTACTGGATCAAAGAAAGGGAGAAAATCTATCGTGCACTGAAAGACAGCAGAGAAAGAGAAAAATACATCAAAAATAAAGATGAACTTGAGAAACAACTGTTGATGAAAGCAAAAACGGCTTTGACGGACGAGGAAAGACTAAACGTAATGAAAATGGCTTGGGAAAAGTAG
- a CDS encoding flagellar basal body P-ring protein FlgI, with amino-acid sequence MRKYLAVFLLIIAVFSFATTRIKDIATFRGARDNQLFGVGIVVGLNGTGDSGNVSSQLLTNVLRTFNITINPNDFKSRNAALVMVVADIPPFYKEGMRLDVVVASIGDAKSLEGGVLLQTPLYGADGNVYAVAQGNVSLGGANVKVSANLQTKNRIVGYIPNGAIVEREIPFEFVNANTVTLLISKPDFTTAARVAEAINRTFERRIAKAIDGATVKIEVPSAFEDDVVTFLALVEEIEVTVDMPARVVVNERTGTVVFGGNVKILDFTLSYGVFNITVRNGKVVADKETEATVANLINALKSLGASPQDIIAILQTMHKAGVLLADLVVM; translated from the coding sequence GTGAGAAAATACCTTGCGGTCTTTTTGTTGATAATAGCTGTTTTTTCCTTCGCAACAACGAGGATAAAGGATATCGCAACTTTTAGGGGAGCAAGGGATAATCAACTTTTTGGTGTAGGTATCGTCGTTGGATTGAATGGAACAGGAGATTCTGGAAACGTCAGCTCCCAACTTTTGACTAACGTTTTGAGGACTTTCAACATCACGATAAATCCCAACGATTTTAAATCAAGAAACGCCGCCTTGGTAATGGTTGTTGCCGATATTCCACCGTTTTACAAAGAAGGAATGAGATTGGACGTTGTGGTTGCATCAATAGGCGATGCAAAATCTCTTGAAGGCGGTGTGCTTTTGCAAACACCACTTTACGGTGCCGATGGAAACGTCTACGCCGTTGCACAGGGAAATGTGAGCTTGGGCGGGGCGAATGTGAAAGTTTCAGCCAACCTTCAAACTAAAAATAGAATAGTTGGTTACATACCAAATGGAGCCATTGTGGAAAGAGAGATTCCATTTGAATTTGTGAACGCTAACACCGTGACGTTGCTTATCTCAAAACCAGATTTCACCACGGCTGCCAGGGTTGCCGAGGCGATAAACAGAACTTTTGAAAGAAGAATAGCAAAGGCAATTGATGGAGCAACGGTTAAAATCGAGGTACCATCTGCATTTGAAGACGATGTTGTCACCTTTCTTGCTTTAGTTGAGGAAATTGAAGTAACTGTCGATATGCCGGCAAGAGTGGTCGTAAACGAAAGAACTGGTACTGTCGTTTTCGGTGGAAACGTTAAAATTCTTGATTTCACGCTGTCCTACGGTGTATTCAACATAACGGTCAGAAATGGAAAAGTCGTTGCAGACAAGGAAACAGAAGCAACGGTCGCTAATTTGATAAACGCTTTAAAAAGCCTTGGTGCATCGCCGCAGGATATAATTGCCATCCTTCAAACGATGCACAAGGCAGGCGTTTTACTCGCCGATTTGGTGGTGATGTAA
- the prfA gene encoding peptide chain release factor 1 has product MIEVVESAVNELKEKLAKIEIQLSDPKLTSDQIKSLAVEYSKIKEILETYDKLKQCEEEIEFWQEALNEDPSLESELIKAKANYETLLSQLISLLLPTEEHNNVIMEIRAGTGGEEAALFAADLFRMYSRYAERKGWKVEVLDFHDTGLGGFKEIVLSITGKSAYKILRLESGVHRVQRVPITESSGRIHTSTATVAVLPEVSEVEVVIDPKDLKIETCKASGHGGQYVNKTESAVRITHIPTGIIVTCQSERSQHQNRERAFAILRSKLYELKQMEINKELSQQRKSQIGTAERSEKIRTYNFPQNRVTDHRINYTSYRLQEILDGDLDEIITKLLEHELVQQLKQKVSTS; this is encoded by the coding sequence ATGATCGAAGTTGTTGAAAGTGCAGTAAATGAACTGAAAGAAAAACTGGCAAAAATAGAAATTCAGTTAAGTGATCCGAAATTGACATCGGATCAAATCAAGAGTTTGGCCGTTGAATATTCAAAGATAAAGGAAATTCTTGAAACTTATGATAAGCTGAAACAATGCGAGGAAGAAATCGAATTTTGGCAGGAAGCGTTGAACGAAGATCCCTCACTTGAATCAGAGTTAATTAAGGCAAAGGCCAATTATGAAACGCTCCTCTCTCAGCTGATCTCTCTTCTTTTGCCAACGGAAGAACACAACAATGTGATCATGGAAATCCGTGCTGGAACCGGCGGAGAAGAGGCGGCTTTGTTCGCCGCCGATCTTTTCAGAATGTACAGCAGGTATGCTGAAAGAAAAGGTTGGAAAGTCGAAGTTTTGGATTTTCACGACACAGGGTTAGGTGGATTCAAAGAAATAGTGCTTTCGATAACAGGAAAATCTGCGTACAAAATTTTAAGACTTGAAAGTGGTGTTCACAGGGTCCAAAGGGTACCGATAACCGAATCCTCTGGAAGAATACACACATCGACCGCTACGGTTGCGGTCTTGCCAGAAGTGAGTGAAGTTGAAGTGGTAATAGATCCGAAGGATCTAAAGATTGAAACTTGTAAAGCCTCAGGACACGGTGGACAGTATGTCAACAAAACTGAATCTGCCGTTAGAATCACCCACATACCAACTGGCATAATTGTGACATGTCAATCGGAAAGATCGCAGCATCAAAACCGCGAAAGGGCATTTGCAATTCTTCGCTCCAAACTTTACGAGTTGAAACAAATGGAAATAAACAAAGAGCTTTCTCAACAAAGGAAAAGCCAAATTGGTACGGCGGAAAGAAGCGAAAAGATAAGAACGTACAACTTCCCGCAAAATCGTGTAACCGATCACAGGATCAACTACACTTCTTACAGACTCCAAGAAATCCTGGACGGAGATTTGGACGAAATCATAACAAAACTTTTAGAACACGAACTTGTCCAACAACTCAAACAAAAAGTGAGCACAAGCTAA